The DNA window caatTTTAGGGTTTCCATACTTCCATCCGGCCATCCCCGACGTCCCAATTCCCAGCCGCCACCCCGTCTTCCCGCCCGCCCGCCTCCGTCCGCCCccatccgccccgccgccggccccgcgctcCGCCACCCACccccgcgccccggcccccgGCTCCGTCCCCTGCCCCGCGCTCCGccacccacccccccccccccccccggcgcaaGCTCCGCCGCGGGGGAGCGCCCGCGCCAAGCTCCGCCGCGTCCCGCGTGAGCCAGCTTGCGGGTACATGGGCGTGCCCGCGGGTACGCGGATATCCGCGGATAGCGGTTACGGGCGTCGTTTCGTGCCCGTGGCTGTATATATTGTTTCCTTGACAAGTCTTCACATACTTGGCATCTGCCTCCTGTAATAGTCCATCTTTCACGATTTGGGATGTGTCTCAAGGTAGGCATAGCTATCTTTTTCTAAATTCTGATGACCAATCCCATTTGATACAGAAATGTCTACTTATATCTGGAGACATTTTCTTTTGCTACAGGGTTGGGTACTCCTATACGGCGTGGATTAAGTAATATATCACTACTGCGGTGGTCACCTAGTGGAGATTATCTTCTAGCTGCTAAATTGTATGGTCAATTTTCATTTTTACATTTCTAGTTACTAATATTTCCAAAGATTTACAaaattcattattatattaGTGATGGAACTTTTCACTTCTGGGAGACAAACACATGGACTTCAGAACCTTGGTCTTCATCTAATGGATATGTGTCTGTACGTAACATCCTCAGTCCTAAATAGCTTTTTTTTTAACATTTTCTACATTGGAGCACAATACTCAATTTAGTGCATTTTATAGATTTCTTCTTACTTTCGAGGTTATATGGGATCTGCTGGAAACAGATCATTTCCTTCATAGCTTTATTCATGAATCTGTTAGTTATCATATAAGTTATCCTGAACGTTGATATGTTTAGCATCTAACTGATGCATATGGAACATACCTATTTTCTCATTGCATATTGGATTTCAATACAAATACTTTAAGTTATGACAACGTTGTATTTTAGTTTTTATTAATTCTGAATGATTTGTAGTCCCAACAGCTGAAAATAGTTTGATTTTTAAAGAACAAACGATATGAGACTTACTTATTTGGTGGATAAATTCTTTTGGAAACAAATATAGATGCTTGTTTGGCAGTTAATAGTGACTAACTCTAATTTTGTAACTTGAATATTGTGAATATTgcataaagtttagtttgattTGATTGTATCTATGCTATAGCAACACATAAATATTAACATAGATGCTTGACCCGCATTTGACTCTAGTTTGGTTATTTGAATATTGTAAATATTGCATAAAGCTTAGCTTGATTTGATTGATATCTAAGCTATAGCAATACATAATCCTGCTTTATGGCAAATCTACTTGGCAGCAACACATGATGTGTCCAGTGTACCCTTACACATTGGATGGTATCTGTTCCACAACTGTTTACATGTTTGCTTATTTCTACTTTGGTTCCTGACAGGGAGCGAATTGGGACCCAGAAGGTCGTGTTGCATTGGTATCCTTTTCTAACTCTACTACACTTGGCTCAATTCACTTCTCATCTAAGCCACCATGTTTAGGTATATACAGATATCCCTGCaaatttttcttttttgctaAAACTATGCTGCTGTACTATTTGTGTGATGAATCCTTATAATTTGTCCTGTGTTCCTTTTCTTTAGATGCTCATCTCCTACCAGTTGAACTTCCAGAAATTTCCTCCCTGATTGTCAGGTACGAACATAGATATTAGAATAAGCTCTTGATCTTATGTGCACCTCATGCTACACAATTTTGCCATCTTGCATCCTCATTTAAGATTATGATATTTCAACTGCCTCATTTGCTATTAATTGGTAATTCATTTCCCATGTATGCAGTGAATCGACTCATCTAGCTCAGAAGCCGGTCTTAGTGTATCTAGCATAGGTTGTAGGATCACAAGGAAAGACAAGCACTTGTTAACTAACAGAAGCATGCAAACCATTTATTTCCATAAATTATCTTCAAAATCTGCCTTTGACTACCACTGCCTGCACATTTTTTGTTCAGTAGTATACTTTGTATTTAGGAAGTTCACCCATTATTATAGCCTAGACTAGAATCTTACTTTGATTCACATACTTATGCTTTAATTGCTTCATCAAGCCGAGGCATAGAAAAATTATCATGGGATGCTTCAGGGGAGCGTCTGGCATTGTCGTTCAAAGATGGAAATGGAATGTACCGTGGTCTTGTTGCTGTATATGACGTGAGGAGATCTCCACTTGTCTCAGTATCACTAGTGTAAGAGCAAATTTTCTTTATACTGCATCATGTTAATCATGAACTTGTATTTCCATGTTATACCTTAACCATTCTTTGTTGATATTCCTTTGTGCACATCCAGTGGGTTCATTAGAGGACCTGGAGAAGGAGTGAAACCACTTGCTTTTGCTTTTCATAATAAATTTAAGCAAGGACCCTTGCTTTCTGTGGTAAGATATCTGTGAATCCTTCATATATGGTTAGACAACAATGGCTTGTGCTTCCAACTTGTTTTGCTCACATATGGTTCCACTGCACATGCAGTGCTGGAGCAGTGGCTGGTGCTGTACATATCCACTGATACTCCGTTCTCATTAACTCCAATGTAAGTTTCTTCAGAAGGCTTGATCTTTCAGTTACCTATGATGATGACTTGATATTTGTGTTGCCTACTGTTTTGATAATTTCACGTTTGTTTTCTTTTGCTGCCTAGCGTGGCGTCTCGCCAGTTCAGGACTGATTGTTTCAACTACTGCTGTCGACCTGGAATATCGAACGTTTCACATAGAGGTTGGAAAACAATTTTCGAAGTACTGTTGATGTCTTGTATAGATGTATTGCAAAGCCCTGCTTTTGTTAAGCAGGTGCAATTTCTATGCGCCTAGGAGAAATGCAAAGCATGAATTGCATCCCATATATGTAATGTAACATTGTAGCTTGAGAAAGGATGTCTGTCTATTAGCGGATTCGTCTCCAGATGTATTTGACCTGTATGTACATTTGCGCTGTTAATTTACTTTGGCGTAGAGGCATGCAAGAGCTGACGACATGTGTGGACGGAAGTTTTGGTCTAGAATTCCTGCGCATTGGACAAGCTCGCTCACGTCGGGCGTCGTGGACGTGAGAAGCGGTCATGCCATAGCCGTCTAGCTATGGATTGGAGGAAAGGATGTTCATGCGAGCTAGTACTAGCAGCGAGCTGCCAAATCCTAGAAGGAAGCGTGAGCTGTGAGGTTGCCTGACATGATGATTAAACTAAGCCCGCCATCCTTTGCTAGCGTACTCAAGTAGAGGCCACGATGGTTTGCATAGACATCTGATGGCAGCGGAACCTCCATCACAGCTATGTTCTGGCTACCTTGAAGGGGCCCTTGTCGCCGGAGGCACAGATTACCTGTCCCAGTTAGAATCCGAGACGTGCGGAGTGCCTAGGAGGTGGTGCCTGCGACGGGGTTCCACGCCAGGACCTGGCGGAGGCCGTAGCCGTAGCGAGTCCTACTGGTGAGGAGCACGCGCCCGTTCATTGGCGCAGCCAGCTGCGCCTTCGCAGCGCACGGGCACGGAGAAGCGCTCGGCAGCgcggggaggcggaggaggatctCGGCGAGGAGGTCGTCGACGTCGATCGGGACGGCCGGCGGCCCATCTCGTCCCGTGTCGCTTGGGAAGAGCGGAGAGGATGTGGTCAGACACCGAGGCTGGCTAATCTCGAGTGGACTAGGCTCGGGCCGCAGGATTGTTCGAGTCGAGTCCATCTTGGGCTGATGATCCTTCTCTGGGCTGACTAGTTTTTGTGGGCGGTACTTACTTGTTCTCTGTTTAGAACTAAAATTACAGTAGTAATTGTGAGCTAAGAAGTCACTCTTTATTCATTGATCACTGATCGTGACCATTGATTAGGCAACCGCCGTAATCAACGTCTGTGATTATACTACTCCTAATGATCAACTGATCATATATCGTAACACTCCCCCTTGAGCAGTTGTCCATCATGTATAATCTTTAGAGATCCTGTGAAATAAAGGcttgcaatatatatatatatatatatatatatatatatatatatatatatacactgcGTAAAACTCCAGAAAAACCCAGTGGGAAAATTTTGGAGAAAAGAACAGTATATATCCTTGGTATCTCTATCGAAAATCCCGGAGGGAAAAACAAGAGATAGATATTTACTTGCGTTGACATTGCCTCATTAAAAACCTAATATGAGAAAGCTTATGTAGCAAAACTCATATAGGAAAAGAGTACAATGTGATGTGTAAGAATAGTTAAATCAAAGAGATGCTCCCCCTGATGCAAGCAAATCTCTAAGTCGGCGCATACCAATGCCCTTAACACATTTGTTAAATGTAGAATAAGGTAGCGACTTAGTGAATAAGTCTGCGAGGTTATCGCAAGACTTAGCTTGCATGACATTTATCTCACCACTTTGTTGGAGTTGGTGAGGGTAAAATAGCTTAGGAGAGATATGCTTCGTAGCATCACTCTTGATATAACCTTGTTGCATCTGTGCAACACAAGCTGCATTATCTTCGTAGATAATAGTGGGTAACTCAATGGGTTGAATTCCACAAGATGATTGAATATGATTAATCACCCTTCTTAGCCATACACATTCACGTGAGGCTTCATATAGTGCAATGATTTCTGAGTGATTTGTAGACGTTGCTACCAGAGTCTGTTTAGAGGGGACTTCCATGACATAGTAGTTCCACCGTGTAGAAATACATATCCTGTTTGTGATCTTGCATTATGAGGATCTGAAAGATATCCTGCATCTGTATATCCCACGAGGCTAGGATcctgatttctttcgtaaaataGACCAAGATCTGCCGTGCCTTGGAGATATCGAAGAATATTCTTAATCCTATTCCAATGGCGTTTAGTAGGAGCGGCACTGTGTCTAGCAAGTAGATTTACTGCAAACGCAATATCGGGTCTGGTATTGTTTGCTAGATACATAAGTGCTCCAATTGCATTGAGGTATGGGTATTCAGGACCTAAAAACTCTTCTCCATCTTCACGTGGTCGGAAAGGATCTTTATCCTTTTCAAGGGACCGAACGATCATTGGAGTTTTGGACGGATATGCATTGATCATATTGAATTTACTCAATACTTTCTGGACATATGCAGATTGGTGAACGAGAATTCCCGTTGGAAGGTGCTCAAGTTGTAAGCCCAAGCAAAATTTGGTTTTACCCAAatccttcatttcaaattctgtTTTTAGAAGATTACATGCTTCATCAACATCACGTTTATGACCAATGATATTTAAATCATCTACATAAACTGATATAATACAGAAGCCTGTAGAAGATTTCCTAATGAATACACACGGGCAATCATCACTGTTAGAATAATTCTTATCCATGAGGAATTCTTTAAGTCGGTTGTACCACATTCTCCCAGACTGTTTTAAGCCGTAGAGAGATTTGTTGAGTTTAACACAAAACAAGTTACGGTTTTTGCCATTATTCGGTACAGATATTCCATCAGGAACTTTCATGTAGATGTCCGAATCTAGTGACCCATAAAGATATGCGGTCACGACGTCCATCAATTGCAAAAATAGACGCTTTTGTACTGCCAATGATATTAAATATCGGAAAGTTATTCCATTCATAACGGGAGAGTATGTCTCATTGTAATCAATGCCGGGTCTTTGAGTAAATCCTTGCGCAACTAATCTCGCTTTATACCTCACAACCTCGTTATTTTCATTTCGTTTCCGAGTGAAAACCCATTTGAATCCAACAGGATGAACTTTATGAGGTATAGGTATCACTGAGGTGAATACCTGTCTTTTCGCTAGTGAGGATAATTCGGAGTCAATTGCTTCCTTCCATTTGTTCCAGTCCGAGCGTTGTTGACACTCTACCATGGATTTAGGATCTGGATCAGATAGGAGGTTATTGGCTATGATCGATGAGAAACATGCGTTGACGACCGTATTCTTACGATCATACAGTTCTCCAGAACTAGTATAATTAATGGAAATTTCTTGTACCCCGTGTaattcttcttgattcataggAAGAATGGGTTCAGGGTGTTCCGATGTGCCAGCAACATCTGAATTGTGCACTATAGTGCTGGTTTGTGGATGTACTGTATCCACTCGGTGTCCATCAACCGGAAGTTGACTTTCGTTTACTGATTTAGAGGATCGTGTGTTCCTCCCTTTCCTTTGTCGCTTATTAGAAGCATTATCCCGCTTAGCAACCCTCCCCCTAATCGGTTGAGAAGGGGGTTGAATGGTTTTTCGAGGTACCTCCACTCGGCTGGGCGCATTGACAGTAGGATTCAAGGATTTTGTGACACCATTGTAGTCAGTAAACGCATCAGGCAGATTGTTAGCAAAGTGTTGCAATTCTATAATTTTCTGAACTTGAAGTTCAGTTTCCTGAGTACGAGGGTCTGAGTATAGGATGGATTTGTCATCCCAATTGATTTCCTGGCATTCGTTAGGGTACTTAAATTCTCCCCCTAATGCCAGGAAATGATCTTCATTAAAGATGCAATCAGCGAACCGGGCTGTGAATAAATCACCGGTTAGGGGCTCTAGGTATTTGATTATCGATGGGGATTGGTATCCCACATAGATACCCAATTTCCTATGAGGTCCCATAGCTGTTCGTTGAGGCGGTGAAACAGGGGTATACACCGCACATCCAAATTTCCGAAGATGGGAAATACTTGGGGGGTTTCCTCGCACTAGGTGCAACGGTGAAGTGCTATGATATGCAGTTGGGCGAAGTTGAATGAGATCAGCAGCATGTAAAACTGCGTGACCCCAACAAGAAGTAGGTAAATTGCATTCATGAAGTAAAGGTCTTGCAATGAGTTTAATTCTGTTAATAAGAGATTCAGCTAAACCATTTTGAGTATGTACATAAGGTACTGAATGTTCAACGTGTATTCCTTGGGCCATACAATAATCATTGAATGCTCGAGAAGCAAATTCAGCCGCATTATCCAGGCGGATCTTCTGGATTTGATGTTCAGGATAAGATGCTTTCAATCGAATGACTTGCGTCATGATTTTAGCGAAGGCATGGTTGCGTGTGGATAAGAGACATACGTGTGACCATCGTGTAGATGCGTCAATCAAAACCATGAAATATCTGAACGGTCCAGACAATGGTTGTATGGGGGCCACAAATGTCGCCTTGAATGCGTTCAAGGAACTTGAGTGGCTCAGCATGAATCTTAAGCGGAGATGATTTTAAGATTAGCTTTCCCGTTGCACAAGATGTACATATAAAATCAGAAGGTTTAGGAAATTTAGTAGACTTTAAATCATGACCAATGCAATTACCTGTGATTTTCCGCAACATTCCTATTCCAGGATGGCCAAGGCGTGCATGCCAAATCTTGAATGCGTCGACATTCTGAAAAATCACCTTGTACGTAACATGAGGTACAGGTTTTATGTATGTGTAGTACAATCCAGACGGAAGCGAAAGTATTCTTTCCAGAATGTTAGAGCCATATTCAGAAGGTTTGATAATGAGAAGAAATTCCTCATTATTTTCTGTATGTGTAGAAATATGTAAACCACATTTTCAAATATCTCGGAAACTCAATAAGGTACGAGTTGAATCAGGATACAATAAAGCATCCTCAATTGTAACTTGTGTATCCATAGGGAGCGTATAGTGGCTCGTCCAGAACCAACTATTGTTGCATCGCGTCCAGCGATTGTCAAGACATTTCCTGTTCTCTTAGTGAGAGTttggaaatattttgtttctctAAGAATAGAGTTAGTGGTACAACTATCTACTAGGCACAATTCTTCCTCCATCGGATTGACTCCCACAAATCTAGATAATTAAAGAATTATAAGAACTTAATTAATTATACATAGAATTACATACATAATAATACGATAGAGTATGAAATGTACACACACTTATAGTCGATGTCTCGAGACTTATTACAATACATATGTCCCATACACACACAGAGACAATAGAGAGCTGATTTCTTATGGATCCTAGTTGAGGTCTCCAAAGACGTCATCCAAACTATAGTCTACGATGACGTTGTCTATGTCCATAGGCTCAGTGTAGGTCAGGAGTGGAAGGTTGGAAGTGCATGGTTCCTTTTGACTCATGCTTGGACTTCCAATATCAGCCTTCAAGTTGGATGGAGTGGCGAAGTGAGCTTCGTATTCCTGTCCTTCTGCAGCCTTGCCTTTGAAAGCTTGCTGGTACAGAGCCACTAAGTGGCGAGGAGTGCGACACTTGTTGGTGGGATGGTTGTAGCATCCACACTTCTTGCACTTCTCATCCTTGGAAGTAGTAGTGTCTTTCCTCGGAGCCTTTGTGTTTTTCTTACCCTTACGCTTGTTGCGTCTGCGCTTTCTTTGAATTATCAGAAAACTTGGAATGATTTTTGAAGCCATTCCCTTTCTTCTCATCTTTCATAGCATGATGTATTTCAGGCATAGGGGCAGCCCCAACACGACGTTGCTTATGATTTTTCATCGTAAGCTCATCGTGCTTTTCTGCCTGAAGCAGATCATGTATGAGTTCAGAGTAAGTCTGATAATTGCGAGCACGGTATTGATGTTGCAAGACCCTATCAGATGGGAGCATAGTTTGAAGTGTCTTTTCAATCTTATCCGCATCTGAAGGTTCCTTGCCACAAAAACGCAAACGAGCACAGATTTTATGAATAGCATGGTTATAATCACCTATGGACTTGTAGTCCTGGAGACGAATATGAGTCCAGTCATGATTCGCCTCAGGTAAGATTACAGCCTTCTGTTGCTCGTACCTGTCTTTAAGGGATAACCATAGTACATTTGGCTCTTCTTCCATCACGTATTCTGCTTTCAGATCAGGATGGAGGTGATGCCTGAGAATGTACAATGTGTTGTACTTGTAGGCATCATGCAGTGGCTCAGTCCTCTCTGCAGGAGGTAGCAATGCACTCAGAATGTTCTTTGAGGCAAGGCTGATCTTGATATGCAGCGCCCAAGTAGGATAGTTATGTCCATCGAGAGCGAGTTCTTCAAACTCTTTGGCCATTGATCCTACACAAGCAACCAGAGATTTTCTGTTTAGAAAATCATCATGGGTCTGTTATAGTATGTGTAGTAGCACAACATATTGTATGCTTGCTCGTATTGAGTTGTAAGAAATAACCCAATTTGAGATGAATAATATGCCATTTTGCATGAAATAATGATAATTTAAGATCTCAATGGCAAATAATGCAAGTGGTCAAAAAAATCGTCATGGCAAGGTTAATGATGCAGCTTATATAGTATTCAGAAAAATTAAGAACACATGGTAACTTAATTTTATGAATAATGTGGCATCAATTGTGGAAGGACTAAATATATTCTTGCTTGTATTAAATCACTTGGATTTAATTAAGATGAATTAAATTTTTGAATATGCATTTGAAGGAATGCAAATAAAACATATGTCAATATATGGAATATTGAAGAAAATATTCATTGACATATTTTCCAAGTTATAAAACCTTGGAAAATTCCTAACACAAGATGCTACTTGAAAAGTCATAAGCTGAGGATTAAAATTAACATTTAAATCCCTAAACATCATCAATTCTAATATCTGGAAATTAGAAAAATTAAATAACAGTTGAAGCTAAGTCCTTGTAGGCAGCCCAGACGCGAAAAACAGCCCAGCAGCTCGCGCGGCCCACCGGCGCGCGCGGCCAGCAGGGcccgcaggcgcgcgcggcccGCAGGCGAGCGCGGCCCAGCGTGGCCCAGCGCCGCGAGCGGCGGCCCGCAGGCACGCGCGGCCAGTGCGGCCCAgcgcggccagcggcggcccgcaggcgcgcgcggccagcgcggccagcggcggccCATGCGGTGAAAAACCGCTGTATAAGAGCCGAGCAGTTAGGGTTGGGAAACCCTAACCGCCCACTCCATCCACCACCAGCCGCCGCACCAGATGCGGCTGTGCTGCCGCGCCGCcgggcgctcgccgccgcgccggccaggGGCCGCGCCGCCCAGGGGTGgcgcgctgcgccgccgcgccgcgcggggcCGTGCCGCGCAGGGACGCGCCGGGCAGGGCCACGCCGCGCAGGGGCCGCGTGCAGCGGGGCCGCGCCGGCCGGGGGCCGTTCCGCCCGGGGGGGTCAGAGGCAGCGACGAGGGGGTGAGCGCGAGCGCTCGCGACCGGCATCCACCACGGGTGGATGTGCTGTCCTGGCCCACGAGCCCGGCTGGCGAGGGCGGGGGGAGAGATGGTGCGCCAAGCGGCGGACCATGCGGTTGCCGCTGGGGCTGAGCAAAGGCGGCGGGGAGGATGTTCCCGAGGGCTCGGCTTCGTCGGAAGGGCGCGTCGGGGGTGGCTGCGGGACGTCGTCGCCGGCAGTGGGGTCGCCCGATCCGGTTGCAGGTGGCGGCGGTTCTGTAGGAGCGGCCGCCATCCGGGCTGGGCACGACCCCCACCCATGGAGTGGGCAGTAGCGGAGGGGGCGGAGCGGTTGCGGCGTCTCTGAAGCCCGCAAGCGCTCGGCCACCCGCTCAGGCGACGGTGAAGGCGGGAGAGGCCACCCGTCCCCACGGGTCAGCGGCGGCCGGTACGGTGGCGCCGGCGCAGGTGGTGGAGGACCGATATCCGCCACTGCCAGTGGAGGAGACGCCGGTGGTGCGGCGCTAGAGCCCGTACCCGGGTCACCGCCAGTCCGCCGGAGTTGCTCTGGGTCAAGGGTGACCCAAGCATCACTTCGTCGAAGCCTGTGGGCAATACGACGACGGCGGGCAGTGCGAGCGCGTAGTAGGCGATGGCCGGAGTTTTCAACACCACGCCGGCGATGATGGCCGTCGTTCATGATGAAGCGAAGGATGAATGTGAGAAGAACAAAGGAGAGTTCTCTGTACATAATGACTTACAGATAAAACTCTCTTCTTTTCTTGTGGCTCCGTGGATAACAAGTGCTGATAACGTGTTTAGAACTAAAATTACAGTAGTAATTGTGAGGCAAAAAGTCAATCTTTATTCATTGATCACTGTTATTTATACATGTATGAAGGGGTGGAGGAGATGTCTGTTCAAAGAAGATCGTGACCATTGATTAGGCAACCGCCGTAATCAACGTCTGTGATTATACTACTCCTAATGATCAACTGATCATATATCGTAACATTCTACACCTACTATTTCTTGAGTTCATCAAGAAACAATCTCTCTTAATTTCTCTCTTTTCTGAGAGTGCCTTTGTCAAATCAACTAGTGAAGAATTGGGAACAAGCTCTTCCAAGGCTTGCCGTCCACGTTTGCCACCAGCTCCTTCTTTCCATTTCTTTCCTGTTATCAGAGTCACCACCTAATCTCAAGACACTGTCTCTTGCAGTCGCTAATCCTGACTCTAAAGTAGTGATTCTCTTCACAAGAGAGTTGTTCTCATCATCAAGTAAGAAGGCATCCATCTCCATAAAATTCACCTTGTCATCATCAATCAAAGTTTCTTTGAATGAATGCAACGCGGCCAAAAGGACAGGGGAAACTTCTTCTGTGCCCATAGGACCATCATCTTCAGAAATGCCTCCTGTCACTCCAGTTTCCGAATCCTGCTGTCACATAAAGGGGATTCATATAAGTAATCATCTAAAATTTTGCGTAGGAAAATTTCAGCAGGGCAATAGAACCTAATAGACAGACCGATTTATTTAGCTTGTACAGAAGCAATGAAACCGAAATAAGAACAGTTGCACAACCACTGTCACCTCGGTTAGCATTATAAAGTAAGTGGACAAAGAACCAGCCTCAAATAACAGCAATATAGCC is part of the Panicum hallii strain FIL2 chromosome 2, PHallii_v3.1, whole genome shotgun sequence genome and encodes:
- the LOC112880812 gene encoding uncharacterized protein LOC112880812; translation: MAKEFEELALDGHNYPTWALHIKISLASKNILSALLPPAERTEPLHDAYKYNTLYILRHHLHPDLKAEYVMEEEPNVLWLSLKDRYEQQKAVILPEANHDWTHIRLQDYKSIGDYNHAIHKICARLRFCGKEPSDADKIEKTLQTMLPSDRVLQHQYRARNYQTYSELIHDLLQAEKHDELTMKNHKQRRVGAAPMPEIHHAMKDEKKGNGFKNHSKFSDNSKKAQTQQA
- the LOC112880811 gene encoding aladin-like; translation: MAPASKDGNGYEIPAYPRILNPVGAGFPYFHPAIPDVPIPSRHPVFPPARLRPPPSAPPPAPRSATHPRAPAPGSVPCPALRHPPPPPPPAQAPPRGSARAKLRRVPREPACGYMGVPAVFTYLASASCNSPSFTIWDVSQGLGTPIRRGLSNISLLRWSPSGDYLLAAKFDGTFHFWETNTWTSEPWSSSNGYVSGANWDPEGRVALVSFSNSTTLGSIHFSSKPPCLDAHLLPVELPEISSLIVSRGIEKLSWDASGERLALSFKDGNGMYRGLVAVYDVRRSPLVSVSLVGFIRGPGEGVKPLAFAFHNKFKQGPLLSVCWSSGWCCTYPLILRSH